Below is a genomic region from Flammeovirgaceae bacterium SG7u.111.
ACCCTTTAGTTGCTTGTTTCTAGTTACTAGTTTTCAAAAAACGCTTCTTTTAGAATAAATTTGTATCAATGGTTTTAAGATGCAAGTATGTCAATTCTGCTGTACTGACTTTATTAAATATGATAACCAGCAACTCGAAACCAGCAACCACTAATTTAATCCATGCTTCTTTTTCCATTCCTCAAAAAATGGGGGAATGGTGAGATGGAGCTGTTTGTCTTCGGTGAGGAAAACCTGCTCGGAATATCCCGTAGCGTTGATTGCCCCCGTATCTTTGTTTTTTATAATATAGGTAAAAATAACCTTTGCCGCAGGGCTGTTTTGAAAAGTAGTTTCCACTACGATGTTGTCCTCGTACTGTACCGGAAGTTTATAATCACAAGTAACTTTTACTACGGGCATCAAAAAACCTTGAGCATACACTTGCATGTAGCTCAGCCCAAACTCTTTCCCAAAAGCCTCTCTCCCGGTTTCAAAATACTTTATGTAATGCCCGTGCCACACAATGCGCAGGCTATCCACTTCGTGAAATTGTACTTCTATCTTTTTCTCGCTCTTCAGCATAGTTGTTACCCTTTTTGTGTAAAAACTCTCAGCTCACAACGTGCCAAAAGCTCTTGTTTTTCGTCCCAAACCTTCCCTTCAAAAATCTTAAAATCCATCACTTCATTTACGAGGCTCACTTTGGTTGTAATGGTTTCTCCCACCAGTGGCAAGCGAGTTGTTTCCAATCCTTTTACCGAGGAAATAAAGCCAATGGGAATCTCTTGTCCATTTTTTTTGTAAGAATAACCTGCATAAAATGCTGCCGATTGAGCTATATTTTCAATAAGCCCACCTGCTTTTAGCGTTCCATTTTCCTCCAACACATGTCCTTCGGGCACTTCAAAAATAGTAGTGATGTTTTGCTCGTCCACTTCAGTTACGCCAGTTATCAATACAAAAGGCGGGCGCTGGGGTATATATTCGCTAATGTCAATGTCTAGCATGGGGAGTTTATCTTTTTCCACTTGGGGTATTTTCTTGAGCCCAAAAGTCATAGTAATTAAACCATTGTTCCGGGTATTGTTTTACTACTTCTTCCAAGCGAATTACATAATCGTCCATTATTTCGCTCACACTTTTCTCTGTATTTTCCAATGGAGTAGCGTAGAGTTGGTAATGGTCGGGAGTCTTTTTTACACAATAGACAAAAGAATAGGGTACTCGTAATTTTGCCGCCATGGTGAAAGGACCAATGGGAAAAAAAGCATCATTCCCAAAAAACTCCTTGCTTTGCGCCTTCGCCCCTTCTACAAACCTATCTCCATGAATACAGATTAGCTCGTTCCGTGCCAGTGCGCTATTGATGAGGAAAATGTGGCTCAAATCATTTTTGATAGGGATTACCTGCCATTTTTTTTCACCCATCACTTCGCCCAAAAGATCTTTTATTTTTTCATGCTCCGCTTCAAACATCACGATATTCACCTTGGTGTCTAGTCGTTTGAGGTAATGTCCTGCCACTTCCCAGTTTCCCACATGTGCGCTGATAAGAAATCCTCCTTTGTTGAGGTTTTTCATTTCTACCAAGTGTTCCTCACCTGTAAACGTGAAAGAGAAGGATGTTTCCACTCTAGAGATGAGGGCAATTTTATCGATAAGAATTTGCCCTAAAATGAAGTAATTTTTGAAAATGGAGAAAAAAGCCTTCAAAGGACTTGCCTTGTGGGCAGTTCTGAAGTAGCGGTAAATTGAAAGAGATGCCTTGGGAGCAAAAAAAATGTAGTAAAAAATAACAAATCTAAGAACGAAATATGCGGGCTTTATTCCAAGCGACTTTAGTATGAAAATGAAGATTTTATAGCCTAAAAGCCCGCCTCTCGTTTTACCTTTCCATTTAGGCATTCTGATTACTTTTCACCCTGTTTATGATATAAACATAGAAGTCGTCGAAGGTAATGATGCCTGTGAAATCTTCAGGCTTTACCTTGAAACCAAAGTTGTTTTCTATCTCTACTACCAAATCTACATAGTCTAAACTATCAAGATCAAGTGTGGTTTTTAGATCGGCTTCTGGGCTGATTTTTTCCTCATCTACCTCAAACTCGTCTACTATAAACCCGTTTATTTTTTCTATTATTTCTTCGTTGCTCATCTTAAAAAGTATGCTTAAATTTTCCGAACAATTAACGTTGAATTTGTTCCTCCAAACCCAAAACTATTAGAAAGGAACGTATCAATCCGCTTTTCGATTGTTTTCTGGGGCAAATTTAACCCTTTTATCTTTTCATCAGGATTTTCGAGATTTAAATTTTGGGCTATGAAATCGTTTTGCATCATCAAAATAGAATACACAATTTCACTAGCACCTGCCATCCACATCTCATGGCCTGTCATTGACTTGGTGGAACTTACCTCAGGTTTGTAGTCGCCAAATACACTGTCGATAGCCATGCCTTCTACCACATCTCCTATAGGTGTAGAGGTTGCATGTGCATTAATATAGTCGATTTCACTGGTTTTTACCCCACTCAGTCTCAAAGCCATTTCGAGTGATCTGGATGCGCCAGAAATGTTAGGTGATGAAATATGTTCTCCATTTGAAGAAAAACCATAACCTAATATTTCCGCCAAAATAGGTGCGCCTCTTCGCTGTGCCGATTCTAGACTTTCGATGATCACCGTGGCTGCTCCTCCGCTTGGGATAAGGCCATCTCTGTCTCTATCAAAAGGCCTAGATGCTTTTGTAGGCTCGCCTTCCCTTATGGAAAATGTGCCCAAGCCATCAAAGCTACCCATCGACTCGAAGTTTACTTCTTGGGCTCCTCCACAAACAATCATATCTTGGTAGCCATTTTTAATCAGCATATAGGCATTCCCTATGGCGTGTGAGCCGCTTGCACAAGCTGCGCTAATGGTGTAATTGACTCCTTTGAGCTTAAAAATGGTAGAAAGGTTCATGGTCACGGTCGAGTTCATCGACTGGAAAATAGAACCGCTGCCTATGAGTGTAGTGTCATGTTTTTTGCGCAAGGTATC
It encodes:
- a CDS encoding acyl-CoA thioesterase; this translates as MLKSEKKIEVQFHEVDSLRIVWHGHYIKYFETGREAFGKEFGLSYMQVYAQGFLMPVVKVTCDYKLPVQYEDNIVVETTFQNSPAAKVIFTYIIKNKDTGAINATGYSEQVFLTEDKQLHLTIPPFFEEWKKKHGLN
- a CDS encoding lipid A biosynthesis acyltransferase gives rise to the protein MPKWKGKTRGGLLGYKIFIFILKSLGIKPAYFVLRFVIFYYIFFAPKASLSIYRYFRTAHKASPLKAFFSIFKNYFILGQILIDKIALISRVETSFSFTFTGEEHLVEMKNLNKGGFLISAHVGNWEVAGHYLKRLDTKVNIVMFEAEHEKIKDLLGEVMGEKKWQVIPIKNDLSHIFLINSALARNELICIHGDRFVEGAKAQSKEFFGNDAFFPIGPFTMAAKLRVPYSFVYCVKKTPDHYQLYATPLENTEKSVSEIMDDYVIRLEEVVKQYPEQWFNYYDFWAQENTPSGKR
- a CDS encoding acyl carrier protein, with amino-acid sequence MSNEEIIEKINGFIVDEFEVDEEKISPEADLKTTLDLDSLDYVDLVVEIENNFGFKVKPEDFTGIITFDDFYVYIINRVKSNQNA
- a CDS encoding beta-ketoacyl-[acyl-carrier-protein] synthase family protein, translated to MQHRVVITGLGIYSSIGTNLEEVKKSLYEGKSGIGIDPIRKELGFRSALTAILPEASLKGKISRRARVGLPQQGEFAYLSTVEALGNANISQEYLDENEVGIIFGNDSSAKPAIDAVDTLRKKHDTTLIGSGSIFQSMNSTVTMNLSTIFKLKGVNYTISAACASGSHAIGNAYMLIKNGYQDMIVCGGAQEVNFESMGSFDGLGTFSIREGEPTKASRPFDRDRDGLIPSGGAATVIIESLESAQRRGAPILAEILGYGFSSNGEHISSPNISGASRSLEMALRLSGVKTSEIDYINAHATSTPIGDVVEGMAIDSVFGDYKPEVSSTKSMTGHEMWMAGASEIVYSILMMQNDFIAQNLNLENPDEKIKGLNLPQKTIEKRIDTFLSNSFGFGGTNSTLIVRKI